One Setaria italica strain Yugu1 chromosome I, Setaria_italica_v2.0, whole genome shotgun sequence DNA window includes the following coding sequences:
- the LOC101755574 gene encoding MADS-box protein ZMM17 — MGRGKIEIKRIENSTNRQVTFSKRRGGLLKKANELAVLCDARVGVVIFSSTGKMFEYCSPACSLKELIEQYQHATNTHFEEMNQDQQVFVEMTQMKNEMDKLETGIRRYSGDDLSSLTLDDINDLEQQLEYAVNKVRARKHQLLNQQLDNLRRKEHILEDQNTFLYRMIHENQQAALGAEVKLGEMAPLAMLPPPAFGAPHPGCYYGGESSSTAPQLHPDVGFRLQPAQPNLQQDPACGGLHGHGLQLW, encoded by the exons ATGGGTCGCGGGAAGATCGAGATCAAGAGGATCGAGAACTCTACGAACCGGCAGGTCACCTTCTCCAAGCGCCGGGGCGGGCTGCTCAAGAAGGCCAACGAGCTCGCCGTGCTGTGCGACGCGCGCGTCGGCGTCGTCATCTTCTCCAGCACCGGCAAGATGTTCGAGTACTGCAGCCCTGCCTGCAG CTtgaaggagctgattgagcagtATCAGCACGCTACCAACACCCACTTTGAGGAGATGAACCAGGATCAG CAAGTATTTGTGGAGATGACGCAGATGAAGAACGAGATGGACAAGCTGGAGACGGGCATCAGGAGGTACAGCGGCGACGACCTCTCCTCCCTCACCCTCGACGACATCAACGACCTCGAGCAGCAGCTTGAGTACGCCGTCAACAAAGTTCGCGCAAGAAAG CATCAGCTCCTGAACCAACAGCTTGACAACCTGCGTCGCAAG GAGCACATCTTGGAAGACCAGAACACCTTCCTGTACCGAATG ATCCACGAGAACCAGCAGGCGGCGCTGGGCGCCGAGGTGAAGCTGGGGGAGATGGCGCCGCTGGcgatgctgccgccgccggcgttcgGGGCGCCGCACCCCGGCTGCTACTACGGCGGCGAGTCGTCGAGCACGGCGCCGCAGCTGCACCCCGACGTCGGGTTCCGGCTGCAGCCGGCGCAGCCCAACCTGCAGCAGGACCCGGCGTGCGGCGGCCTCCATGGCCACGGCCTGCAGCTGTGGTAA